ATCCTTTTTGCCCCTTCAATAAGATTTCTGATGTTAAATCCGGCTGCGGCAATTGGGAGAAGCCCAACGGGTGTCAGAACCGAATATCGTCCTCCGATATCATCGGGAATGATAAAAGAGGAAAAGCCGTATTGTGATGCAATTTTTCGCAAAGCACCTTTTTTTTCATCAGTAATACAAATTACCCTGTTTTTAATCTGCTTTTCACCATATTTTTCAAGCAGGTGAGAGAATAACAGACGAAAGGCAACAGCAGGCTCAGTAGTTGTTCCGGATTTGGAAATAACAATGACAGCGTAATCCACATTATTCAGATATTCCAGCAATCCGGCATGATAATCATCAGATAGATTAAAACCGGCAAATAAAATCTGTGTATAATCCTTTTTATCAAATGAAAACGGGTTGCTTAAAGCTTCAATGACAGCCCTTGCCCCGAGATAGGAACCTCCAATACCAATCACTACGATGGCCTGAGAAATTTTTCTCAGCGATTGAGCAGATTGTTCAATCGCTTCCAGAAGACTTTCAGGCATAAAGTTATCAATATGCAGCCAGCCGGTAAATTCATTTCCCGCTCCTGATTTTTCCAATAACATCCGATGACAGGAGGGTAGTTTTGATTTTAACTGCTCGTAAATTACATCAGAAATATATTTTTTACTTAACGAGGTATCTGTTTTAATTAATTCCATGATGGCTGAGTTTTGAAATAATTTGATATTCAATTTCCTATGCAAAATTAATGTTTTTTATCATTCAGCTCCGATTAATCAGGGATATTTTTAAATAAAAAAGCCCGGCAGTGTGATTACTATCGGGCTTGAGATTTTAAAGTGATAAAATGTCAGGGAAGATTGAATACCTGTTTGGCAACAGGATGTATTTCCCATTTGACATCACTGAAGTTAAAGTCAACCTTTTTCCAGTTGGGGTGTCCTTTTTCCTGTAGTTTGCCAATATTATTTTTAATAGAAGTGAGCATACGTTTTAAAGCTTCCTTATCTTTGGGCGATTCTTTTGAAATGTCGCTGACCAGCAGAAGTCTTACGCCAAGTGTTTGAACATCTTCTTTTAACCAGTGGTAAGTGCCTGCAGGAATGCTTGACTGCACATAGTATTCTGTCAGTTTAGGATGGGTTACAGGGATGAGTTTCAGTTGCTCAAAGGTGGGTGAAAGCCCGTTAAGGTTCAGTACCGGTGCAGAGCCAACAAAGAAAAAGGCATCTATGTTTTTATTGAGTAAGGCAGGCAAAGCATCTTTGATATTCAGGTCAAACGGAATCCATTCAATACCAGTTTTATCTTTAATAAAATTGGCAGTAACGGCTGTTCCCTGTCCGGCAGAGCCTATGGCAACTTTTTTACCTTTCAGGTCAGTTAATCCTTTGATTTTAGATGATTTTAAAGTGATCAGGTGAATCTCTTCAACTCCAAGAGGCATCAGCATCAGAATACTATCAGTGCGTTTGGCATATTTCTTAATGTCTTTCAATTGTTCATTAACCAACACATCGTATTGCATAAAGGCAACCATGGGTGTTGTGGATTTGTAAAGTCTGTTGAAGTTGTGCTGGCTTCCGGTTGAGGTCAGAATTTCAACGGCTGGCGTGATTTTTTTCTTTAAAACAATGGAATCCTTATCGTCCCATGTGGTAGTAAAAACAGTGTCGAAGGTTACAATGTCACCGACAACAGACCTGATATCATTACCCATCTGATAGTAGGAACCTTTTTCAAAACCAGTAATGATCTGAATTTGTCCCAATACTGACCTGACAGAGAGTAAACCCGTAAAAATCAATAGAAGTACAAGTGTTTTAGCTGTTTTCATAAACATACCTTTTTAAAATGTTTGATTTACTTAAAATTATTCGACCAAAACGCACGAATTTTCATTGCAAAAATATGGTAATTCAGAAAAAAATCAATCACACGAAAAAATATTTTCTGATTTTCTGTAAATTTGCTGATTATTTAAAAGTTAAATTTTAAAGTTATGGTAAAAAAAATATTGCTATTTATCGTATTAGCCTTGTTTGGGCTGAATAATCTGAATGCCCAGTGTTTTTTCAAAACATATTCGACAGAACTGCTGAATGAATATCACGAAGGCTTTTACGTAACACCAAAAGGAAAAATTGTCTGTCGCTTTTTTGACGGCTTCTCCTTCTTTGACGGTTCAACATGGAAAAACCTTCAAACAACTGCTATCCCTCATGGAAATTCTTTGGCGATGGAGGAAAACGGAACGGTTTGGCTGGGATCATTTTATGCTGGCCTTACAAAATTTGTGGATACCAACAACATCACCAATTACGATACTTCTGACGGCCTTGCCTCAATGGAAATTCAAGTGATTAAAATTGCACCTGATGGAAAAATCTGGATTGGTCATTACGGAGGAGGTGTTTCGGTATGGAATGGGACTTCATTTACGGTTTATGATACCACTAACGGACTTTCTGATATGTTTATCAGACAGATAGCATTCGATAAAAACGGAAAGGTCTATATTGGCAGCATGAATGGAACGGTTGATGTTTTTGACGGGATTAAATTTACCAAAATGAATCTTCCTGCAAATGGAGAAATAAATGACATTGCTATTGCAGATAATGGAGATATTTATATCCTGACCTACGAAATGACAAGCTACATGGATGTTGTTTACAGGTTTGATGGAAATAAATGGTACCAGCTTAATTTTACAAAACTCGGAGCTGAACCTTCCATTAATAAAATCCTGACAGATCAGGCAAATCATTTATATCTGGCAAGTTATAACGGATTACTGAAATTTGATGGGAAAAATGAATCACTCTACACCCAAAACAGTGGTTTATTTGCTGATAATGTGTCAAACATGGGCATCACGGAAGACGGAACAATTTATCTGACTTCCAACACA
The genomic region above belongs to Sphingobacteriales bacterium and contains:
- a CDS encoding TAXI family TRAP transporter solute-binding subunit, giving the protein MKTAKTLVLLLIFTGLLSVRSVLGQIQIITGFEKGSYYQMGNDIRSVVGDIVTFDTVFTTTWDDKDSIVLKKKITPAVEILTSTGSQHNFNRLYKSTTPMVAFMQYDVLVNEQLKDIKKYAKRTDSILMLMPLGVEEIHLITLKSSKIKGLTDLKGKKVAIGSAGQGTAVTANFIKDKTGIEWIPFDLNIKDALPALLNKNIDAFFFVGSAPVLNLNGLSPTFEQLKLIPVTHPKLTEYYVQSSIPAGTYHWLKEDVQTLGVRLLLVSDISKESPKDKEALKRMLTSIKNNIGKLQEKGHPNWKKVDFNFSDVKWEIHPVAKQVFNLP
- a CDS encoding glucose-6-phosphate isomerase, with translation MELIKTDTSLSKKYISDVIYEQLKSKLPSCHRMLLEKSGAGNEFTGWLHIDNFMPESLLEAIEQSAQSLRKISQAIVVIGIGGSYLGARAVIEALSNPFSFDKKDYTQILFAGFNLSDDYHAGLLEYLNNVDYAVIVISKSGTTTEPAVAFRLLFSHLLEKYGEKQIKNRVICITDEKKGALRKIASQYGFSSFIIPDDIGGRYSVLTPVGLLPIAAAGFNIRNLIEGAKRMMKEYYDHHHLPEMLINDYALTRMSLEKKGYLIELFVTYQPQMFYFMEWLKQLFGESEGKEGKGLFPASVIFTTDLHSLGQYIQEGKRLMFETVLNIVRPAKSVEIPSFTNNDDDLNYLAGKTLGFVNAKAMKGTQMAHIEGDVPNIEVIIPSLNEYYLGQMIYFFETACAISGYLNDINPFDQPGVEAYKKNMFTLLGKPGF